In Providencia zhijiangensis, a single window of DNA contains:
- a CDS encoding inorganic triphosphatase: MNHIEVELKLAAQSSAIDAVRQCISTLSPQHSAPRKLTNIYFDTAQRQLRQWDMGLRIRGCDGRYEMTMKTAGQVISGLHQRPEFNVEIDSPEINLAAFPAEIWPEGTDIAQLEDELEVLFSTNFTRETWLVKFEDSEIEIVFDQGEVSAGAKDLPIQEFELELKQGFVADVLNLAKKFADIDGLSLSSLSKAARGYSLLASEPVPLVRPESVFDYEEQPIEKSLLHMQQLCQQHEQYWLAGGEHARHGLSEFLRFVQAFLVHYQNSAPHFVHDLPLEQLRLDVTDETVSAEGFCYSSQWLKCKLAFIQWLTALTYTDVE, from the coding sequence ATGAACCACATAGAAGTTGAACTCAAGTTAGCGGCTCAGAGTTCTGCTATTGATGCTGTTCGTCAGTGTATTTCGACGCTTTCACCACAACACTCTGCGCCTCGCAAGCTGACTAATATCTATTTTGATACGGCACAAAGACAGCTACGCCAATGGGATATGGGGTTGCGTATTCGGGGTTGTGATGGTCGTTATGAGATGACGATGAAAACGGCTGGGCAAGTGATTAGCGGATTACACCAGCGCCCAGAGTTCAACGTGGAAATTGATTCCCCTGAAATCAATCTTGCGGCATTTCCGGCAGAAATCTGGCCTGAAGGAACGGATATCGCGCAACTAGAGGATGAGTTGGAAGTTTTGTTTAGCACTAATTTCACTCGTGAAACATGGTTGGTGAAATTCGAAGATAGTGAAATTGAAATTGTTTTCGACCAAGGAGAAGTCTCCGCGGGTGCGAAAGATTTACCGATTCAAGAATTTGAATTGGAACTAAAACAAGGCTTTGTAGCTGACGTACTGAATTTAGCGAAGAAATTCGCAGATATCGATGGTCTGAGTTTATCCTCCCTGAGTAAAGCGGCACGAGGCTACTCATTATTAGCGAGTGAGCCTGTACCTTTAGTGCGCCCTGAATCTGTGTTTGATTATGAAGAACAACCGATTGAAAAGTCACTGTTGCACATGCAGCAACTTTGCCAGCAACATGAACAATATTGGTTAGCAGGTGGTGAACATGCACGTCATGGGCTTAGTGAGTTTTTACGCTTTGTTCAGGCTTTCTTAGTGCATTACCAAAACTCTGCACCGCATTTTGTTCACGATCTCCCTCTGGAACAATTACGTTTGGATGTGACTGATGAAACGGTCAGTGCAGAAGGCTTTTGTTACAGTAGCCAATGGCTAAAATGCAAACTAGCCTTTATTCAGTGGTTAACCGCCTTAACATATACTGATGTCGAATAG
- a CDS encoding TIGR04211 family SH3 domain-containing protein yields the protein MRKIPLLLVSIMGLGLSITANAETRYVSEDLSTYVRSGPGTNYRIVGSLNAGESVELISVDNKFAQIKDGKGRTVWIPTDQLSDIPSMKSRIPQLEAENQKLRQQLDNIDNTWNTRTADMQQKVADNDSEVRQLKAENEKLKNELIKAGKKLDIAEVNLDDRRRELILQWFMYGGGVAGAGLILGLLLPHIIPRRKKRNDGWM from the coding sequence ATGCGAAAAATTCCACTTTTACTTGTTTCAATCATGGGGTTAGGCCTTTCAATCACAGCAAACGCTGAAACACGCTACGTTTCTGAAGATTTATCGACTTATGTCCGTAGTGGCCCAGGCACCAACTACCGCATTGTTGGCTCGCTAAACGCAGGTGAATCCGTTGAACTGATTTCAGTGGATAATAAATTTGCTCAAATTAAAGATGGCAAAGGCCGCACCGTTTGGATACCAACGGATCAGCTCAGCGACATCCCAAGTATGAAAAGCCGAATTCCGCAGTTAGAAGCTGAAAATCAAAAGCTTCGTCAACAGTTAGATAACATTGACAATACTTGGAATACCCGCACCGCAGACATGCAGCAAAAAGTGGCTGATAATGATAGTGAAGTGCGTCAGCTCAAAGCAGAAAATGAAAAACTGAAAAACGAACTCATCAAAGCGGGTAAAAAGTTAGATATTGCTGAAGTGAATCTGGATGATCGTCGCCGTGAGTTAATTTTACAGTGGTTTATGTACGGTGGTGGCGTGGCGGGTGCTGGCTTAATTTTAGGGCTACTTCTGCCTCACATTATTCCACGCCGTAAAAAACGTAATGATGGTTGGATGTAA
- a CDS encoding multifunctional CCA addition/repair protein — protein MKVYLVGGAVRDKLLGLPISDRDYVVVGTTPEAMLAQGFQQVGKDFPVFLHPKTHEEYALARTERKIGSGYTGFSCYSAPDVTIEDDLLRRDLTINAIAQSDTGELVDPHHGVRDLKNRVLRHVSDAFLEDPLRVLRVARFAARYYVQGFRVAPETMALMQSMSESGELSHLTPERVWTETHKALMSNSPQVYFEVLRECGALAVLFPEIDNLFGVPAPEKWHPEVDTGIHILMVMRVVATLSKDIDVRFAALCHDLGKGLTPKAVWPSHPQHGEAGIPLIIDLCERYKIPTSTKDLACLAAKYHDMIHVINKLSAADIVGIFDGLDSWRKPERISQLSLVSEADARGRGGLENQAYPQGIFLRQSYEIAKAVAVKSIIEQGFQGAQIREELTRQRIQAVEEWLKIQKVMI, from the coding sequence ATGAAAGTCTATCTCGTCGGTGGAGCGGTACGTGACAAATTACTTGGATTACCTATCTCAGATAGAGATTATGTGGTGGTGGGTACCACGCCAGAGGCGATGCTAGCCCAAGGCTTTCAACAGGTAGGCAAAGATTTTCCCGTCTTTTTGCATCCAAAGACTCATGAAGAGTATGCCCTTGCCAGAACGGAACGAAAAATCGGTTCTGGCTACACAGGGTTTAGCTGTTATAGCGCGCCAGACGTCACTATAGAAGATGATTTACTGCGCCGAGATTTGACCATCAACGCCATCGCACAAAGCGATACAGGGGAATTGGTCGATCCCCATCATGGTGTGCGTGATCTCAAAAATCGCGTTCTGCGCCATGTCTCTGATGCTTTTTTGGAAGACCCATTGCGCGTATTGCGTGTGGCACGTTTTGCCGCTCGCTATTATGTTCAAGGCTTTCGAGTTGCCCCAGAAACCATGGCGTTGATGCAGTCCATGTCGGAATCAGGAGAGCTATCCCATCTCACCCCTGAGCGCGTCTGGACAGAAACGCACAAAGCGCTGATGTCCAATTCACCGCAAGTTTACTTTGAAGTTTTACGTGAATGCGGCGCACTTGCCGTTCTATTTCCTGAAATTGATAACCTATTCGGCGTACCAGCCCCTGAAAAATGGCATCCAGAAGTAGACACAGGGATCCATATTTTGATGGTAATGCGCGTGGTGGCAACATTATCGAAAGATATTGATGTGCGCTTTGCGGCGTTATGCCATGACCTAGGTAAAGGACTTACGCCTAAAGCGGTCTGGCCGAGTCATCCACAGCATGGGGAAGCCGGGATCCCCCTGATTATCGACTTATGTGAGCGGTATAAGATCCCAACCAGCACCAAAGACCTCGCCTGCCTTGCTGCAAAATATCACGATATGATCCATGTGATTAACAAGCTCAGCGCTGCCGATATTGTGGGGATCTTTGATGGATTAGATAGCTGGCGTAAACCTGAGCGTATTTCTCAGCTTAGTTTAGTGAGTGAAGCGGATGCCAGAGGTCGCGGAGGGTTAGAAAACCAAGCCTATCCTCAAGGGATATTTTTACGTCAATCCTATGAGATAGCCAAAGCGGTTGCAGTAAAATCAATTATTGAGCAGGGCTTTCAAGGCGCACAAATCCGAGAGGAACTGACTAGGCAGCGTATTCAAGCAGTTGAAGAGTGGCTAAAAATACAAAAAGTGATGATTTAA
- the folB gene encoding bifunctional dihydroneopterin aldolase/7,8-dihydroneopterin epimerase, translating to MDIVFIEQLSVITTIGVYDWEQGIEQKLLLDIEMGWDNKQAAMSDNVELCLNYAEVSERVVSYLEHNKFGLVERVAEEVAQLLMNEFFTPWVRIRVSKPGAVARAANMGVLIERGAKTS from the coding sequence ATGGATATCGTATTTATTGAACAATTATCAGTCATCACCACCATCGGTGTATATGACTGGGAACAAGGTATTGAACAAAAACTTTTGCTCGATATCGAAATGGGATGGGACAATAAACAGGCCGCGATGAGCGATAATGTTGAATTATGTTTGAATTACGCTGAAGTTAGCGAACGCGTTGTTAGCTATTTAGAACATAATAAATTTGGGTTAGTTGAAAGAGTTGCAGAAGAGGTTGCTCAACTGCTGATGAATGAATTTTTCACACCTTGGGTTCGTATTCGAGTGTCTAAGCCAGGGGCTGTTGCTCGTGCTGCCAATATGGGCGTGCTGATTGAACGTGGTGCAAAAACCAGTTAA
- the plsY gene encoding glycerol-3-phosphate 1-O-acyltransferase PlsY → MSAIALGMIIFAYLCGSISSAILICRLARLPDPRQHGSGNPGATNVLRVGGKVAAASVLICDVLKGMIPVWLAYYLNVQPFYLGLVAIAACLGHIYPVFFHFKGGKGVATAFGSIAAIGWDLSGLVAGTWLLTVLLSGYSSLGAIVSALMAPFYVWWFKPEFTFPVAMLSCLVLVRHHGNIQRLWRGQESRIWQKLKNKKQKTTKEIAQEQRDDKDD, encoded by the coding sequence ATGAGTGCTATCGCGCTTGGCATGATAATCTTCGCCTATCTTTGCGGATCAATATCGAGTGCTATTTTGATCTGCCGTCTGGCAAGATTACCCGACCCTCGTCAACACGGCTCTGGTAACCCCGGTGCAACTAACGTCTTACGCGTCGGCGGCAAAGTCGCCGCTGCCTCAGTACTGATCTGTGATGTACTGAAAGGGATGATCCCTGTATGGCTTGCTTATTATTTAAATGTGCAACCATTCTATCTTGGCTTGGTCGCGATTGCAGCCTGCCTTGGACATATTTATCCGGTTTTCTTTCACTTTAAAGGTGGAAAAGGCGTTGCTACCGCATTTGGATCCATCGCAGCAATCGGCTGGGATCTTTCAGGTTTGGTGGCAGGCACTTGGCTGCTCACCGTATTGCTCAGTGGCTACTCATCCCTTGGGGCGATTGTCAGTGCGCTAATGGCGCCATTTTATGTGTGGTGGTTTAAGCCTGAATTCACCTTCCCGGTTGCTATGCTGTCGTGCTTAGTGCTTGTTCGCCATCATGGCAATATTCAGCGTCTATGGCGCGGACAAGAAAGCCGAATTTGGCAAAAATTGAAGAATAAAAAGCAAAAAACCACCAAAGAGATAGCTCAAGAGCAACGTGACGATAAGGACGATTAA